The following is a genomic window from Gymnodinialimonas ceratoperidinii.
AAAACGATGTTCCAGATCTCGATGAAGCGGTCGCCATCTTCTTCCGGGCTGCCCGGAGGGCCACCCCAGATGTGCTCGCCGTGGTCGTAGAAGATCTCGGTGCAGGGGCCGCAGGGGCCGGTCGGGCCCATCTGCCAGAAGTTGTCAGAGGTCGCGATGCGGATGATCCGATCCTCGGGCACGCCGACCTTCTTCCAGATCTCGAAAGCCTCGTCATCGGTGTGGTAGACGGTGACGTAGAGCCGGTCCTTGGCGAGGCCGAAGTCTTTGGTGATCAGCTCCCACGCGTAGCGGATCGCGTCTTCCTTGAAGTAATCGCCGAAGCTGAAATTGCCGAGCATCTCGAAGAACGTGTGATGACGCGCGGTGTAGCCCACGTTGTCGAGGTCGTTGTGCTTGCCGCCAGCGCGCACGCATTTCTGGGCCGAGGTGGCACGCACGTAATCGCGGGTCTCGACCCCGGTGAAGAGGTTCTTGAACTGGACCATGCCCGAGTTGACGAACATCAGCGTCGGGTCATTGCGCGGAACCAACGGGCTGGAGGGCACGATCTCGTGCCCCTGCCGACCGAAGTAATCGAGGAAGGTCGAACGGATATCATTCAGGCTGGTCATGGCGCGGCGGTTCCAAAGCTAAAGATGCGGCGCATGATGTAACCGTGCCCCGCCGCCCTGTCCATGATCCCACGCGAAAAAGCCGGGGGCGGCCGCGCTAACGAAAAAGGGCGGCCCGTGAAAGCCACCCTCTCCGTCGCATCTCCCTGCCCGGAATGGGACCGGACCGAGATGAAACTTGGCAGGCGCCCGTCTGAATGCCGGACAACTGCGTAGCCTGCGCTATTCGTCGTCGGCCAGCATGTCGGGGTCGTCCTTGTCCATGTCAAACTCGAGCCCGTGGGCCGCGCGGATCTTGTCCTCGATCTCCAGCGCGATGGCCGGATTGTCCTTCATGAACTGCTTGGCGTTCTCCCGGCCCTGCCCCACACGCTCGTCGCCGTACGAGAACCAGCTGCCGGATTTCTCGACGATGCCGGCCTTCACGCCCATGTCGATCAGCTCACCGCTCTTCGAGATGCCCTCGCCATACATGATGTCGAATTCCACCTGCTTGAACGGCGGCGCCACCTTGTTCTTGACGACCTTGACGCGGGTGGAGTTGCCAACGACCTCGTCGCGGTCCTTGATTGCGCCGATGCGGCGGATATCGAGGCGGACGGAAGAGTAGAACTTCAGCGCGTTACCGCCGGTCGTGGTTTCGGGCGAGCCGAACATCACGCCAATCTTCATGCGGATCTGGTTGATGAAGATCACCATGCACCCCGAACGATTGATCGAGCCGGTCAGCTTGCGCATCGCCTGCGACATCAGCCGCGCGTGCACCCCGACCGAACTGTCGCCCATGTCGCCTTCCAGCTCGGACTTCGGCGTCAGGGCCGCGACCGAGTCGACGATGACCATGCTGACGGCGCCCGAGCGCACCAGCGTATCGACGATCTCGAGCGCCTGCTCTCCGGTATCGGGCTGCGAAATCAGCAGCTCATCAAGGTTAACGCCAAGCTTGCGGGCATATTGCGGATCGAGCGCGTGCTCCGCGTCGACGAAGGCACATACGCCGCCCTTTTTCTGCTCTTCCGCGACCGCGTGGAGCGTCAAGGTCGT
Proteins encoded in this region:
- the recA gene encoding recombinase RecA, coding for MATANLLDMTDRKSADKQKALDSALAQIERQFGKGSIMKLGGENAIQEIEATSTGSLGLDIALGIGGLPKGRIVEIYGPESSGKTTLTLHAVAEEQKKGGVCAFVDAEHALDPQYARKLGVNLDELLISQPDTGEQALEIVDTLVRSGAVSMVIVDSVAALTPKSELEGDMGDSSVGVHARLMSQAMRKLTGSINRSGCMVIFINQIRMKIGVMFGSPETTTGGNALKFYSSVRLDIRRIGAIKDRDEVVGNSTRVKVVKNKVAPPFKQVEFDIMYGEGISKSGELIDMGVKAGIVEKSGSWFSYGDERVGQGRENAKQFMKDNPAIALEIEDKIRAAHGLEFDMDKDDPDMLADDE